A genome region from candidate division KSB1 bacterium includes the following:
- a CDS encoding toxin: MIFYDWNNVKNEQLKKIRGISFEQITTQIETGFLLDIVGHPNQEKYLNQRIYIVEYENYAYLVPFVQNKNSIFLKTIYPSRKATIKYLR; encoded by the coding sequence ATGATTTTTTATGATTGGAACAATGTCAAGAATGAACAATTAAAAAAGATTAGAGGAATATCCTTTGAACAAATCACGACTCAAATCGAGACCGGATTTTTACTGGATATTGTCGGGCATCCCAATCAGGAAAAGTATTTGAACCAGCGGATCTATATTGTCGAATATGAAAATTACGCCTATTTGGTGCCCTTTGTTCAAAATAAGAACAGTATTTTTTTGAAAACGATTTATCCCAGCAGAAAAGCGACAATAAAGTATTTGAGGTGA
- a CDS encoding antitoxin produces the protein MNNNKYLDAEEKEYIESYENDEWQSVDDLEREKKAHAQYAKNSSIKNKRINIRMTERDLLNLKAESKIQGLPYQSLISSVLHKYINGTLVEKES, from the coding sequence GTGAATAATAATAAATATCTGGACGCTGAAGAAAAAGAATATATTGAATCTTATGAAAATGACGAATGGCAGTCCGTAGATGATTTAGAAAGAGAAAAAAAAGCGCACGCACAATATGCGAAAAATTCATCAATTAAAAACAAACGCATCAATATTCGCATGACCGAGCGAGATTTATTAAATTTGAAAGCCGAATCAAAAATACAGGGGCTCCCTTATCAGTCTTTGATCTCGAGTGTTTTACACAAGTATATAAACGGCACACTGGTGGAAAAAGAGTCATAA
- a CDS encoding C1 family peptidase, translating to MKCRSVLVLLLWGCLLSGASAVYAADVSVNARFRQLYSRIDSLKLSYTVELTPQFAARITDPDLGFSGLVIPEPVKSYWQTHSPAPPVKPGRLLPDRYVLSGFSPVKDQGYCGACWAFAASALIEYHADSSADVSEKEMIECIPAVIVRRGGTDPR from the coding sequence ATGAAATGCAGATCAGTTCTGGTTCTCCTGTTGTGGGGGTGTCTGTTGTCAGGCGCCTCTGCCGTCTACGCTGCAGATGTATCTGTCAATGCACGGTTCAGGCAGCTTTACAGTCGTATCGACAGCCTGAAATTATCCTACACCGTCGAATTAACCCCGCAATTCGCCGCCCGCATTACAGATCCCGACCTTGGGTTCAGCGGACTGGTCATTCCGGAGCCGGTCAAATCCTATTGGCAAACCCACAGCCCGGCGCCTCCGGTCAAACCGGGCCGGCTTCTGCCCGATCGCTATGTGTTATCCGGATTTTCCCCGGTCAAGGATCAGGGATATTGCGGCGCCTGCTGGGCGTTTGCGGCGTCCGCTTTGATCGAGTATCATGCCGACAGCAGTGCAGATGTCTCGGAAAAGGAAATGATTGAATGCATCCCGGCAGTGATTGTCAGGAGGGGTGGTACGGATCCGCGTTAA